Within Streptomyces roseirectus, the genomic segment GAGCTCCGTCTTCCACCTCCAGTACGACCGGATCGCCCCGGAGGTCCTGAAGCAGCGCGAGGACCTGCTCGGCACCACCAGCGCCTCCTCCCTCGTGTACGCGACCCTCGACGGCTGGCGCCGCCAGATGGTCGAGCAGGGGCACGGCCTCCTGGAGACGGCCCTGGAACGCGCGCGGCGCGTCCGCGCGGCGCTCGACGCGCTGCCGGGACCGCGCCCGCTGGGCCAGGAGGTCGTCGACGAGGGCCTGGCCGCCTCCTACGACCCCCTGAAGATCACGATCGACGTCCGCGACCTCGGCGTCAGCGGCATGCAGGCCGCCGAATGGCTGCGTGCCGAACGCCACATCGACGTCGGCAGCTCCGACACCTGCCGCATCTCCGCCTCGCTGACCTGCGCGGACGACGACGAGACCGAGAAACTCCTGCTCGACGCCCTGCACGCGCTCACCGAACACGCAGGTGCGATCGAACCCCGGCCGCCGGTCCACCTGCCCGACCCCGCCGACCTGGAACTCGAACAGGCCATGCTGCCCCGCGACGCGTTCTTCGCCGACGCCGAACACGTCCCCGCCGAACGCGCGGCCGGCCGGATCGCCGCCGAGATGATCAGCCCCTACCCGCCCGGCGTCCCCGTCGTCGCCCCCGGCGAGGTCGTCACCGGCGCCGTCCTCGATCACCTGCGCTCCGCCGCCGCCCACGGCGCGCTGCTCCCGGACGCGGCCGACCCGACGGTGGGGACCCTGCGCGTCGTCCGGAGGGGATGAGGAGGCGGCGCGTCGTGGACGGGCGGATCGCGGACGGCGTCGACGCCGCGTGACCGGACCGGTGGGCGCGGGCTGTGGGATCCCGCGCCCCTCCACGGCCACCGGGACACCCCGGACGCCTTCGTACCCGGCACCGTGGCGCCCCGCGGACGGGACGATCACCGACGGGGACGCCGTCCCCTCTCCGGTCAGCCCGTCGCTTTGCGGATCGCGTCCCGGACGCGGTCGACGAGGGCCGTGACCGGGCCGAGGGCGAGGTTCGCGGGGGCCGACTCCGTGCCGGGGTGCGGGCGGGTGGGGGCCGTGGCCTCCGCCGCGCGGACCGCGGTGGCCATCGACGCCAGGCGGTCCGGTCCGGCGTGCCGCCGGACGTGCGGGAACTCGTACCGTTCCTCGGCGCGCGCGTGGGCCGCCACGTCCAGTCGCAGGACGTGCAACTCGGCGAGGAACTTGGGGTCGTCGGTGTCCATCCCGTCGAGCCGCGCCAGCACCTCCTTCGCCTGCCGCTCCTCCGCCAGCCGGTCCGCGACGACATGTTCGCCGTCCGGGACCGAGCGGCGCGTGAAGGGGTGCACGACCTCCTCCTCGGCCGTCTCGTGCACGGCGAGCAGCCGCACCAGCCGGTGGAACGCCGACCGCCGCTCCTCCCCCTCGGACCGCTCGACCTCGTCGAACAGGTTGCGGATGTCGCCGTGCTGACACATCAGCAGGGCCACGACATCGGTGCCGGCCATGTCAGTTCCTCTCCCGCGAGGCGACGTCGGGGTGCGGGCCCTCGCTCTCCAGCCGGTACTCGCCGCCGAACTGTTCCCGGTGACGGGCCATGACCCGTTCGCTGGGCGGCTCCTCACCGCCGTGGATCAGCTCCTGGAACCGTTGGAACCGCTCGTGCGCGTCGCGGACGTACCCGGTGCCCAGGGTGGTGAGGTCGATCTGCGTGTCCAGCAGGCCCCGCACGAACCGTTTGTTCTCCTCGAAGGTGAGGACGTTCGGCAGCTCCGGCGCCAGCAGTTCGCCCGGCTCGCGGCCGTCGTGGCGGCGCAGCAGGTCACAGGCGATCCGCAGGTGTTCGAGCTCCATGTTCAGATGCAGCTCCCACACGGCCCGCACCTTCGCGTCGGGCTCCTGCTCCAGGAACGAGTGGTACAGGTAGCACTCGTTGTACTCGTGGGTGACGAGCTGCTCCCACCACGTCTCGCCCGGGTCGACCAGCGACTCGTAGTGCGTGACGTGCTCCTCCTCGATCAGCGCGATCTCCTGGTAGAGCTGGCGGGCGATCGGCTCCATGTACTGGGGGCCGACGTTCATGTAGAAGTTCATGGTCTGCTGCTCGGCCGACATGATCGTCAGGGCGTGCAGCCTCGACAGCGGGTCCGCTGCCGTCCGGTCGTAGGGCTCGCGGACGTTGTCGACCGGGTCGCGGTGGTGGAACTTGGTGGGACGGCCCGGCATGACCTCGGTGAGCTGGCCGACGACCGACTCGGCCTTGCGGTGCTCGATCATCTCGTACAGGTTGGCGTACCGGTACAGGTGGTCGAAGTCCTCCAGGACCCCGAACTCGTACGCCTGGCGCAGATACGGGTCGGGCTCGTGCCGGGCGACCCAGCCGGTGAGGTCCACGGCCACCTGCTCGTAGGCGATGGTGGTCTCCAGGACCGACGCGAGGCCGGGCAGCAGCCAGTTGACGGCCTTCTGCTGCTGAGCCTCCACGTAGCGGACCCGGGCCAGCTCCTGCCTGACGTCCGGGTCGGGACAGTGGCGGGCGAACTGGCGGTTGAAGAGGATCGCCTCGGCCTCGATGCCGTTCATCGTGATGATCCGGCAGCGGGTGTACGGGTCGCCGCGGTCGGGGTCGACCGGTTCGACGTCCAGCTCGCGCCAGTTGCGTAACTGGCGGTCCAGGGGGATGCCCTGGTGTTCCAGCGGGTTGAAGCCCATGACCGGGTCTCCTCGGCTGACGGGGGTAGGGGCGAGCCGCCGGGTACCCGGCGCGCGGTCCCCGTAACGGCGCCCGCGCGGGATCGGCCGGCGGGGGAGTGGGGTGCGCGCCGGCGGGTACCCGGGGTGCCCAGTCCCGGTCCCCGAGAGGAGACGAAGGTGAGCTCAGAGACCAGCAGGGTCGTGGTGACCGGCGCTACCGGGAACGTGGGGACGAGCGTGGTGCGCGGGCTGTGCGAGGACCCGCGGGTCGAGTGGGTGCGCGGGCTCGCCCGGCGGCGGCCGGGGTGGACGCACGAGAAGGCCGAGTGGCACACCGCCGACCTGGCCTCCGAGCGGACCGACCTCGCCGCCCTGCTGAAGGGCGCCACCGCCGTCGTCCACCTCGCGTGGGCGTTCCAGCCGACGCACGACCCGGCGCGGACCTGGCGGACCAACGTACTGGGTTCGATCCGGGTGTTCGAGGCGGTCGCCGCCGCCCAGGTGCCGGTGCTGGTGCACGCCTCCTCGGTCGGCGCCTACTCGCCGGGCCCGAAGGAGGACACGGTGGACGAGTCCTGGCCGACCCACGGCTGGCCGGACGCCGCCTACTGCCGCGAGAAGGCGTACCTGGAACGGACGCTGGACACCTTCACCCGCGACCAGCCCGGCATCAGGGTGGTCAGGATGCGCCCGGCGTTCCTGTTCAAGCGGGAGTCGGCGAGCCAGCAGCGGCGCATCTTCGGCGGCCGGTACCTGCCGGGCCCGCTGCTGCGCCCCGGCGCCCTGCCGCTCCTGCCGGACGTCCCGGGCCTGCGCGTGCAGGTCCTGCACACCGAGGACGCGGCCCGCGCCTACCAGTTGGCTTTGCACGCCGACACCGCGCACGGCGCCTTCAACCTCACCGCCGAACCGACCGTCGACACCGCGCTTCTGGCCGAGCTGTTCCACGCCCGCCCGGTGCGCCTGCCGCGCACGGCGGCCCGCTCCGCGATCTCCGCGGCCTGGGGCCTGCACCTGCTGCCGGCCTCCCCGCACCTGTTCGACGCCGTCCTGCGGCTGCCGCTGATGGACTGCTCCCGCGCCCGCGCGGAGCTGGGCTGGCGGCCCGAGCGGGACGCCGTGGAGGTGGTGCGCGAGTCGCTGGCCGGCCTGCGGGAGGGCGCGGGGGACGAGACCGAGCCGCTGCGCGGGCGCAAGGCCGGCTGACCGAGCACACCGACCGAGAGATCGAGAGAACGAGAGAGGACGACTTCCATGACCCAGCACGTCCGTGACGTGATGACCGCCCGCCCGGTGACCGTCGAACCGGTCGCCTCGGTGGCCTCGGTGGCCCGCGTCATGCGGGACGAGAACATCGGCGCCGTCCTGGTCGCCGAACAGGAGCGGCTGCGGGGGCTGGTCAGCGACCGTGACCTGGTGGTGCGGGTGCTGGCCGAGGGCGGCGACCCGGAGCGCACCACCGTGGGCGACGCGTGCAGCGGCGACCTCGTCACCGTCGGCCCCGACGACGAACTGCGCCAGGCCGTCGCGGCGATGCGCGAGCACGCGGTGCGCCGGGTGCCCGTCGTCGACGGCGAGCGCAACGTGGTGGGGGTGGTTTCCCTCGCCGACCTCGCGATCGAGCGCGACCCCGACTCCGCGCTGGGCGACATCAGCGCGGCGAAGCCCAACCGCTGACGGGGCGAAGCCCAGCCGTCGAGGGGCGTCTTCCGGCCATTCGCCGGTCTGTGTCGATTCTGGTTGATGCGGTCCCTACATCCGCAATGATCATATGAACATCGGTCTGCTGCTCATGGCATGCCCATGTCCATAAGGTCTGTACGGTCATAAAGGGGACACCCGCATGAACGGACGCGCGATCGACATCAGCCGGAGGGGTTTCATCGGGGCCGGAGCGGGGGTCGCCGGAGTGGCGCTGCTCCCGGCGGCCCCCGCGGGCGCGGCCGGACAACGCGGCAGAACGCTGTCCTACACCGCCGGCACCAACGCGGCCGTGACCGCCGCCCCCGACGGCCGGCTCCTCATCGAGGTCCAGGGCGTGCTGTGGACGCTGCCGAAGGACGGCGGCACCGCGACCGCCCTCACCGACACCGCCCTCGAACCCACCCGCCCCACCTGGTCCCCGGACGGCACGACGATCGCGTTCTGCGCCTACCAGGGCGGCGGCTTCCACCTGTGGACCATGGCCCCGGACGGCTCCCGCCTCAGGCAACTCACCTCGGGCCCCTGGGACGACCGGGGCGTGAGCTGGTCCCCCGACGGCACCCGGCTCGCCTTCGCCTCCGAACGCGGCGGCAACGACGTCACCGGCTCCTCCTACGACATCTGGACGGTCGAGGTCGCCACCGGCCGCCTCACCCGCCTCACCGACACTCCCGACGCCGAGGACCACGACCCCGCCTGGCACCCCGACGGCGACCGGATCCTCTTCGTCCGCGCCGAGAAGGGCCTCGCCCGCACCATCGCCTCCGTCCCGGCCACGGGCGGCGAGGTGAGCGTCGTGCGCACCGTCGACACCGGCACCGTCCTCGCCCCCGCGCTCTCCCGCGACGGCCGCCTCGCCCACGTCTGGCTCGGCCCCGCCACCGTCGGCACCTACAACGAGACCGCGTCCCTGGTGGTCGACGGCACCGTCGTCTCCGGCACCGAGGACGTCTCCCCGCAGCCTCCCGCCTGGACGGCGGACGGCGCGCTCCTCTACTTCGCCGACGGCCGCATCACCCGCCGCGCCCCCGCGATGGACACGGCGACCACCGTCCCGTTCACCGCCTGCACCCCGGTCACCCGCACCCCGCGCCCCGACAAGCCCCGCGACTTCGACTCCACCGCCGAAAAACCCGTACGCGGCGTCCACTTCCCCGTCCTCGCGCCCGACGGCCGCTCCGTCGCCTACTGCGCGCTGGGCGCCCTGTGGCACCAGCCCCTGGGCGGCCGGCCCCGCAAACTCGTCGAAGCGCGGCCCGAGCACTACGTCCAGATGCCCGCGTGGAGCAGGGACGGCCGCAGCCTCGTCTACGTCCACGACAGCGACGGCCTCGCCGCCGTCCACCGCGTCGACCTCGCCGACGGCACCGACACCGTCCTCGCCTCCGGCGGCCGCGTCAACCCCGCGCTCGCCCCCGACGGTTCGCGCCTGGCCTGCCACGACATCACCGGCAACCTCCTCGTCGTCGACCTCGCCGACGGCACGGAGACCCGGCTCGCCGCACCGCTGGGCGCCAACGGCCTGCCCGGACGCCCCAGTTGGTCCCCCGACGGCCGCTACCTCGCCCTGTGCGACCGTAACCGCCTCAACCAGCGCTTCCGCGAGGGCTACAACGTCATCCGGATCGTCGACACCCGCGACGGCACCTCCCGCACCCACCTCCCCAGCCCCCACACCTCCCTCGCCGACCGCTACGACAGCGGCCCCGTCTGGTCCCCCGACGGACGCCACCTCGCCTACGTCAGCGAGTCCGCGCTGTGGCTGCTGCCCGTCCGCCCCGACGGCACCCCCGACGGCGAACCCCGCCGCCTCACCGACGCCGCCGCCGACCACCCCTCCTGGTCCGGCGACTCCGCCCGCCTCCTCCACCTCTCCGGCACGAAACTCCGCCTCACCGCCGCGAACGGCACCGGCAGCCGCACGATCCCCGTCCCGCTGACCACCGCCCGCAGCCTCCCGCCCCGCACCGACACCGTCCGCGTCCACGCCGGCCGCCTCTGGGACGGCACCGGGGACAGCGTCCGCGAGAACGTCGACGTCGTCATCGAGGGCAACCGGATCACCGCCGTCGAACCCCACCGCGCCGCCCGCGCCGGTGAACGGACCCTCGACGCGTCCCGCCAGACCGTCCTGCCGGGCCTGTGGGACGCCCACACCCACCCCTACCAGAACATCTACGGCGGCCGGCAGACCCGTCTCAACCTCGCCTACGGCGTCACCAGCACCGCCTCCCTCGGCGGATTCGCCTACGAACAGGCGAGGCTGCGCGAGGCCACCGACGCCGGAGCGCTCCAGGGGCCCCGCCTGTTCACCACCGGCGAGCTGATCGACGGCAGCCGCGTCGCCTACAGCATGGGCCGCGCCCACGCCACGCGGGACGGCGTGCGCCGCAGCCTGGAGCGGGCGCGGGCCCTCGACTACGACTTCGTCAAGACCTACGTCCGCGCCCCCGCCGCGACGATGGCCCAGGCCGCCCGCACCGCGCGCGAGCTGGGCGTCCCGGCCGGCAGCCACCTCGTCACCCCCGGCCGGCAGAGCGGCCAGACCCTCACCACCCACCTCCTCGCCACCCAGCGCCAGGAGTACAGCCGCGCCGTCTCCCCGACCGGCCGCTCCTACCAGGACGTCCACGAGATGTACCGGGGCGGCGACTTCGCGCTGATCATCACCCCGTTCAGCGCGCTCGCCCTCCTCGGCGTCGACCCCGAACTCGCCGAGGACCCCCGGGTGACGGCCCTGATGCCGCCGTGGGACACCGCGACCGTCCGCAACAGCGCCGCGACCCCGCCCACCGCGGGCCAGCTGAAGGGCCTCGGCATCGAGATGGGCATCTACCGCGCGGTCGTCGACGAGGGAGGCGCCGTCGCCCTCGGCACGGACGCCCCCCTCACCCCCGTCGGCCTCCACGTCCACCTCGCGCTGCGCGCCCTGCACCGCCACGGCGGCTTCACCCCCGCCGAGGCCCTGACCAGCGCGACCCTGGAACCCGCCCGCGTCTTCGGCGTAGCCGACGACCTCGGCACCGTCGAACCCGGCAAGCTCGCCGACCTCACCGCCGTCGACGGCGACCCCTTCACCGACTTCGACGACCTCGTCCGCACGGCGTGGACGATGCGCGACGGCACCGTCCACCGGACGGCCGACCTCGTCGGCGCGCAGCCGCACGCGCTGCACACCGGCCAGAGCGCGCACACGGACTGGCTCGCCGTGGGGGAGATCCTGCACCGGGACGGCTGCTGCGCGTCCTAACTCCCGGTCGCCGCCTTCCAGTTCTCCACGTAGGAGGGCAGGCGCGCGGCCACGTCGGTCCAGTCCGGCGTGAAGATCTCGACGCCGTCCATCAGCTTCGCCAGCGCGACGGCGTCGGGGTCGGTCGCCTTCACGTCACGCCGGGCGCTGAAACCGCCGCCGACCGAACCGACCTCCTGCTGGGCCTCGCGGCTCAGCAGGAAGTCGAGCAGCGCGCGGCCGTTCGCGGAGTGCGGGGCCCCGGTGACGAGCCCGGCGGCGTAGGGCAGCGCGAAGGTGGTGGGCCTGCCGCCCCGCGGCGCCGGGAACCAGATCCCCAGGTTCGGCATCGTCTTGGCCTGCGCGTAGTTCATCTGGACGTCGCCGTTCGCGACGAGGAGTTCCCCCTTGTCGACCTTCGGCGCGAGCTTGCCGGTCGAGGCGGAAGGGCCCACGTTGTTGACCTGGAGCCTGCCGAGGTAGTCCAGAGCCGGTTTCTCGCCGCCGAAGTCGTGGATCGCCTTGATCAGCACGGCCGTTCCGTCGCCGGCGACACCGGGCGTCGAGTACTGGAGCTTGTTCTTGTACCTGCCGTCGAGCAGTTCCTGCCAGGTGCGCGGGGGCTGCTTCAGATGCTTCTTGTCGTAGACGAAGCCGAAGTAGTTGTCGACGACGCTGGTCCAGGTGCCGTTTGCCGCCCTGGTGGCCGTTTCGGAGCCCCGCGGGGTGTACTTCCGCAACAGGCCCTTGCCGTCGGCCTGCTGGATGAACGGCGGGAGCGTGACGAGGACGTCGGCCTGCGGGTTGCTCCGCTCGCGGACGACGCGCTGCACCATCTCGCCGGAGCCGCCCTCCACGTACTCGACCTTGATCCCGGTCCGCTTCGTGAAGTCGGCGAAGACCTTGTCGTACCAGCCGTCGCCGCTCTCGCCCTTGAGACCGTCGGCGCTGTAGACGGTGACGGTCTTCGCGTCGGAGGCGGCCGTCGAGGTGCCGCAGGCGGCGGACAGGACGAGGAGGCTGACGGCGAGGGTGAGCCTGAGGGGGTGTGTGGGCATGACGATCGGACTCCAGAGTTCAGCGGTACGACGCCCTGGTACGGACCCGGGACACGACGGACAGGGCGAGCAGAGTGGCTGCCATCAGCACCACCGCGAGCGCGGACCCCGTGAACAGGGCGCCCCGGTCGGTGGCGGAGTGGACCAGGACCGGCAGCGGGGTCCAGTCCGGCGGGTACAGCATCACGGTGGCGCTCAACTCGCCCATGGACAGGGCGAAGCACAGCCCCGCGGCGGCGGTCAGCGACGGCAGCAGCAGCGGCAGCCGCACCCGCCACAGCACGTACGACGGGCGCGCGCCCAGCGACGCCGCCGCCTGCTCGTAGACCGGGTCGAGCCGGGTGAGCGCCGCCGCCACCGACTGGTACGCGAACGCCGTCACCAGCACCGTGTGCGCGAGGATCACGATCCACCGGGTGCCGTTCAGCGGCAGCGGCGGCTTCGAGAACGCGACCAGCACCGACAGGCCCACCACGACGGACGGGACCGCGACGGGCAGCACGAACAGCGCGTCCATGAGGCGCCGTCTCCTGAGCGCTCCCGCGGCGAGCGCGGCCCAGGTGCCCACGGCCAGCGCGAGCAGGCTCGCGGCCGTCGCCGTGGCCAGGCTCGTGGTGAGCGCCTGAAGGGCCTCGCCGTGCGTCGCGGCCCGGTAGTTGGCCGTCGTCGGGCCCGACGGCAGGACGCCGGACCAGTGCGTGGCGAACGACGCGCCGACGATGACCAGCAGCGGGAGGGCGAACAGGGGCAGGAACAGGGCGAGGAACACCGCCCACACCGCCCACCGGGCCCGGCGGCTATGCACCAGCACGCCGGCTCACCCCCCGGTACAGCGCGTAGAGCCCCACGGACAGCACGACGTTGACGACCGCCACCACGCACGCGCCCGCGTAGTCCGACTCCAGGATCGCCTTGCCGTAGATCAGCAGCGGCAGCGTCGTCACCCCCTTCGCCCCCGTGAACAGCACGATCCCGAACTCGTTGAGACACAGCACCAGCACGAGACTCCCGCCCGCCGCCAGAGCGGGCAGCGCCTCCGGCAGGATCACCCGCCGCACGATCGCCGGCGCCCGTGCCCCGAGGCTCGACGCCGCCTCGATCTGCGCGGGGTCGAGCTGCGAGAACGCGGCGAGCAGCGGGCGCATCACGAACGGCGTGAAGTAGGTGACCTCGGCCAGCAGCACGCCCCAGGGCGTCGTCAGGAACTGGGAGGAGCCGACGACGCCGGTCGAGCCGTACACGAACAGCAGGGCCAGCGTGATCAGGAACGACGGGAAGGAGAGGAAGACGTCCACGAACCGGGCGACCGCCCGCGCGCCGGGGAACGGGACGAACGCGATGACCAGCGCGAGGAAGAACCCCAGGACCAGACAGCCGGCGGTGGCGGCGAGCGCCAGCCACACCGTCGTCCACAGCGCCTGCCGGAACGCCTCCGAGGCGAAGACGTCGGCGTAGGGCCGCAGCGAGGTGCCGCCGGAGTCGGGCCGCAGGGACTGCTGGACGACCAGGGTGAGGGGATAGAGGAAGAAGACGCCCAGGAGGGCGACGGGAGGCAGGGTCCACAGGAGGCGTCTGGTCATGGCAGCAGCACCGCGTCCCGCGGGGCGAAGTGCAGGACGACCTGCTCGCCGTGCGCCGGGGGCTGTCCGAGTTCGCGCACGTCGGCCGTCACCGTGTGCCCGCCGACCTCCACCAGCAGCCGGTGCGTGGCCCCGCGCCACTGGATCTCCCGCACGACACCGGAGAGCTGGTTCGGCCCCGGGCCCAGGCCCACGAGATGCGGCCGGACGCACAGGGTGGCCCGCGTTCCCGCGCCCGCCGTGTCGACCGTCAGCCGCGCCCCCGCGAACTCGACCTCCCCGCTGCCCACGCTCACCGGCAGCAGGTTCGCCCCGCCCACGAACGACGCCGTGAACTCGTCCCCCGGCGCCCGGTACAGCTCCCTCGGCGTCCCGCACGCCCGCAGGCGCGCCCGGTCGAGGACCGCGATCCGGTCGGCCAGCGTC encodes:
- a CDS encoding SDR family oxidoreductase encodes the protein MSSETSRVVVTGATGNVGTSVVRGLCEDPRVEWVRGLARRRPGWTHEKAEWHTADLASERTDLAALLKGATAVVHLAWAFQPTHDPARTWRTNVLGSIRVFEAVAAAQVPVLVHASSVGAYSPGPKEDTVDESWPTHGWPDAAYCREKAYLERTLDTFTRDQPGIRVVRMRPAFLFKRESASQQRRIFGGRYLPGPLLRPGALPLLPDVPGLRVQVLHTEDAARAYQLALHADTAHGAFNLTAEPTVDTALLAELFHARPVRLPRTAARSAISAAWGLHLLPASPHLFDAVLRLPLMDCSRARAELGWRPERDAVEVVRESLAGLREGAGDETEPLRGRKAG
- a CDS encoding CBS domain-containing protein yields the protein MTQHVRDVMTARPVTVEPVASVASVARVMRDENIGAVLVAEQERLRGLVSDRDLVVRVLAEGGDPERTTVGDACSGDLVTVGPDDELRQAVAAMREHAVRRVPVVDGERNVVGVVSLADLAIERDPDSALGDISAAKPNR
- a CDS encoding hemerythrin domain-containing protein produces the protein MAGTDVVALLMCQHGDIRNLFDEVERSEGEERRSAFHRLVRLLAVHETAEEEVVHPFTRRSVPDGEHVVADRLAEERQAKEVLARLDGMDTDDPKFLAELHVLRLDVAAHARAEERYEFPHVRRHAGPDRLASMATAVRAAEATAPTRPHPGTESAPANLALGPVTALVDRVRDAIRKATG
- a CDS encoding ABC transporter permease, giving the protein MLVHSRRARWAVWAVFLALFLPLFALPLLVIVGASFATHWSGVLPSGPTTANYRAATHGEALQALTTSLATATAASLLALAVGTWAALAAGALRRRRLMDALFVLPVAVPSVVVGLSVLVAFSKPPLPLNGTRWIVILAHTVLVTAFAYQSVAAALTRLDPVYEQAAASLGARPSYVLWRVRLPLLLPSLTAAAGLCFALSMGELSATVMLYPPDWTPLPVLVHSATDRGALFTGSALAVVLMAATLLALSVVSRVRTRASYR
- a CDS encoding aminotransferase class I/II-fold pyridoxal phosphate-dependent enzyme, which codes for MDHSRAPVLDALREFRRRGDVVYGPPGHKQGRGADPRVLDVVGAGVFRSDVLMLNGLDDRRQSQGVLAQAQELMADAVGADRAFFSTCGSSLSVRTAMLAAAGPGEKLLLSRNAHKSVIAAVVVNGVQPVWVHPKFDTARHLAHPPEADDVRRRLREHPDAKGMLLITPTDWGTCADIRAVARVCHERDVPLIVDEAWGATLPFHPALPPWGMDAEADLVVTSVHKTGSAIEQSSVFHLQYDRIAPEVLKQREDLLGTTSASSLVYATLDGWRRQMVEQGHGLLETALERARRVRAALDALPGPRPLGQEVVDEGLAASYDPLKITIDVRDLGVSGMQAAEWLRAERHIDVGSSDTCRISASLTCADDDETEKLLLDALHALTEHAGAIEPRPPVHLPDPADLELEQAMLPRDAFFADAEHVPAERAAGRIAAEMISPYPPGVPVVAPGEVVTGAVLDHLRSAAAHGALLPDAADPTVGTLRVVRRG
- a CDS encoding 2-aminoethylphosphonate ABC transporter substrate-binding protein gives rise to the protein MPTHPLRLTLAVSLLVLSAACGTSTAASDAKTVTVYSADGLKGESGDGWYDKVFADFTKRTGIKVEYVEGGSGEMVQRVVRERSNPQADVLVTLPPFIQQADGKGLLRKYTPRGSETATRAANGTWTSVVDNYFGFVYDKKHLKQPPRTWQELLDGRYKNKLQYSTPGVAGDGTAVLIKAIHDFGGEKPALDYLGRLQVNNVGPSASTGKLAPKVDKGELLVANGDVQMNYAQAKTMPNLGIWFPAPRGGRPTTFALPYAAGLVTGAPHSANGRALLDFLLSREAQQEVGSVGGGFSARRDVKATDPDAVALAKLMDGVEIFTPDWTDVAARLPSYVENWKAATGS
- a CDS encoding amidohydrolase family protein, translating into MNGRAIDISRRGFIGAGAGVAGVALLPAAPAGAAGQRGRTLSYTAGTNAAVTAAPDGRLLIEVQGVLWTLPKDGGTATALTDTALEPTRPTWSPDGTTIAFCAYQGGGFHLWTMAPDGSRLRQLTSGPWDDRGVSWSPDGTRLAFASERGGNDVTGSSYDIWTVEVATGRLTRLTDTPDAEDHDPAWHPDGDRILFVRAEKGLARTIASVPATGGEVSVVRTVDTGTVLAPALSRDGRLAHVWLGPATVGTYNETASLVVDGTVVSGTEDVSPQPPAWTADGALLYFADGRITRRAPAMDTATTVPFTACTPVTRTPRPDKPRDFDSTAEKPVRGVHFPVLAPDGRSVAYCALGALWHQPLGGRPRKLVEARPEHYVQMPAWSRDGRSLVYVHDSDGLAAVHRVDLADGTDTVLASGGRVNPALAPDGSRLACHDITGNLLVVDLADGTETRLAAPLGANGLPGRPSWSPDGRYLALCDRNRLNQRFREGYNVIRIVDTRDGTSRTHLPSPHTSLADRYDSGPVWSPDGRHLAYVSESALWLLPVRPDGTPDGEPRRLTDAAADHPSWSGDSARLLHLSGTKLRLTAANGTGSRTIPVPLTTARSLPPRTDTVRVHAGRLWDGTGDSVRENVDVVIEGNRITAVEPHRAARAGERTLDASRQTVLPGLWDAHTHPYQNIYGGRQTRLNLAYGVTSTASLGGFAYEQARLREATDAGALQGPRLFTTGELIDGSRVAYSMGRAHATRDGVRRSLERARALDYDFVKTYVRAPAATMAQAARTARELGVPAGSHLVTPGRQSGQTLTTHLLATQRQEYSRAVSPTGRSYQDVHEMYRGGDFALIITPFSALALLGVDPELAEDPRVTALMPPWDTATVRNSAATPPTAGQLKGLGIEMGIYRAVVDEGGAVALGTDAPLTPVGLHVHLALRALHRHGGFTPAEALTSATLEPARVFGVADDLGTVEPGKLADLTAVDGDPFTDFDDLVRTAWTMRDGTVHRTADLVGAQPHALHTGQSAHTDWLAVGEILHRDGCCAS
- a CDS encoding 2-aminoethylphosphonate ABC transporter permease subunit; protein product: MTRRLLWTLPPVALLGVFFLYPLTLVVQQSLRPDSGGTSLRPYADVFASEAFRQALWTTVWLALAATAGCLVLGFFLALVIAFVPFPGARAVARFVDVFLSFPSFLITLALLFVYGSTGVVGSSQFLTTPWGVLLAEVTYFTPFVMRPLLAAFSQLDPAQIEAASSLGARAPAIVRRVILPEALPALAAGGSLVLVLCLNEFGIVLFTGAKGVTTLPLLIYGKAILESDYAGACVVAVVNVVLSVGLYALYRGVSRRAGA